CCGCCTCCACCGCCTCCACCGCCGCCGGTCTATACGCCGCCGGTGACATCCACCCCGCCGGGCAAGAGTGGCCCTGCGCCGATGATGGGATCGTCGCCCATACTCGCCTTCTCCGGGCGGTTCTCGTCGCTCTGGATGGTCAACCGCAATGAATTCGGGATCGGCGGCGGGGGCGGGCTCCGCTTCTACGGAGGTTATCTCGAGCTCGAGATCGAGGGCGGCTACAACAGCTATTTCGGCATCGACCGCAAGGACATACCGATCCTCTTCAACACCTTCATCTTCTATCGCGAGGACAAGCGCCTCCAGCCGTACCTGCTGCTCGCCTCGCTCGGCGCGCTCATCTCCGAGGAGAACCAGAAGCAGGACGTGCTCTTCCAGGGCGGCTTCGGCTTCGGCCTCGCCTGGCGCCCACGAAGATGGGTCTCCTTCATGGGCGAGGCGCGCTTCAGCCTCGCCGACTCCATCGAGCCGACCATCCCCGGCGACGGCATCGCCGAGTTTCGGCTTTATTCGGTGCTGTATCCGTTCTGAGGAGCGGCGGCGGGTTATTGCTCCGCGGCCGCGGGCGGGAGCAGCCGCTCGCCGCGCACCGCCGCGCTCTCGGCGGGCAGCTTGAATTCGACGCGGAAGATGGGCACGACCTCGCTCCACACCGCGGCCTGGCCCTGCGTCGAGTCGAGCGATATCTGCGTGCGAGGCCCCGAGCGTGCGCCGATGTCGCTGTAACGCATGGCGTAGGTGAAGGTCCCGGCCTCCTTGCCCGGCTGCTCGGCGAAGCCGGAGCTGTACATGCTCGTGCCCTCGAGCGTGTCCGTGGAGCGATACACGGGCCGCCCGCCGCACGTCACGAGGAGCTTCGCGACGCGGCTTTTTTCGTTCTTCATTTCGAGCGTCGCGTCGACGGCGCAGCTCGCGCCGGGCGCGAGCGCGATCCCCGTCGCGCGGACGACCTTGCCCTCCCACCGCGCCGCCACAGAACGAGCCGGCGCGGGCGGCGCCTCGGTTTTCTTGGGCGGGACGGGGGCGCGCTCGTCGTCGATGATCGTGCCGTCCGCGATGGGCGGCTCGACGACGACCCGCGCGGGCGGGGGCGGCGGCGAGGCCACCAGGTACACGACGCTCACGGCGGCGCCGAGGGCCGCGACGCCACCCGCGAGCACGAAGAAGAGCACGGGGGAGTTCTTCCGCGGCGGCGGCGCGCCGCGCAGCGCGGCGAGCTCGCTCCGCATGGCTTTGAGGTCCACTTCGGCCTCGCGCATCCGGCCCTCGATTTGCGCGATACGCGCGCGTTTCTCCTCGGCCGTCTGCTGGGACCTGCGGGCCTCGTCGAGGTCCTGCTCGAGGCCCTGGATCCGCCCGCGGAGGGCGTCTCTTTCGTCGCGGTAGGTCATGCCTTTGCTCCCGGAGGCGAGAGTGTACGCCTCGCGGCGCGGCTCGTCATCCGGGAGCAAACGGGAGATGGCCCTCAGCGAGCTCGGACCACGACCTGGCTCGAAGGCGCGCTCGTGCCGCGCGAATTCGTCGCCGTCACCACGTAATAATACCGGAAACGGGAGACGACGTTCGTGTCGACCCAGCTCGTGGTGCTCACGTTCGCCACGACCTCGTACGGGCCGCCGCTCGTGGTGCCGCGCTGGACCGCGTAGCTGCTCGCGCCGGTCGAGGCGACCCAGGACACGGTGACGCCGCCGCCACTCGCGGTGGCATTGACCGAGGTCGGCGGCGTGGGGGTCGGGATGGGGAACGCCCGGGTCACGGGGGTGACCCAGAGGAGCGGGTCACGCGCCTCGCGCTTCTGCTCGACGTGAATGAACCGGCCGCTCGTGCTCGTCGCCGCGGTCGAACACACGCTGTCCGGCGATACCCCATTCAAATGACGCCCCTCGACGTTGTCCGTGGCATTCAGCGTACACGTCCCGCTGCCCGGCATCTTGACGCTCCAGGTCGGGTGCGCCGCCTCGACCTCGGCGTCGAGCGTGCGCACGGGGGAGTCCGCCGGAGGCGCGCCGGTCATCCCGGGCGAGAGATACGCGGTCACGCCCTCACACGTGTCCGTCCCCATGCCGTGCCATTGAATCTGATGATGCGGGCGGGACCCGTAGAACCTGGCGATCTCGCGCGACGCGACGAAGAACATGCTCCCCGCGTCGTGCGCACAGTCGGCCTTCTGATAGTCCCTGTCGCAGGCGCGCGTGCCATTGGCGTGACGATGCGCGCCGCAGAGCAGGAAGCTGCGCGCGTCCGTCCGCTTGAAGAGGCCGACGGCCTCGAGCTCGGTGTCGAGATCCGAGAGCGGGTGTGGCGCCTGGTGCGAGAGCTCGCGCGAGGCCGAGGGGTCGACGATGAACGTGCCCCAGCCTCGATCCACGAACCCGTCCCCATTCCCGTCGACCACCTCGAGCATGACACAATATTTCTTGCCGTTCTCGCCGTCCGTGAACGTCCGGAGCCGCATGATCGGGGCGATGCTCGCCCCGAGCTCGAAATCACAATACCCGTTCATCATCCGCGTCACGGCGTCGCCGATCTCGGCGAGGGCCGTCGCGGAGGGCGCCACGTACCCCTCCGAGCCCCGCACGGGCATCGCGTCGCGGACACACGCGACGAGCGCCTCCAGCGTGGGGGCCGCCGCGCACGGGATCTCCAGCGCCTCGGTCGAAACGCCGATCGGCTCCTCGTTTGCGCCGTCGACGTCCGTCCGGCCAAACCATTCCCCGCCCCCACAAGCGGCCACCATCACGACCGCGACGAGCAGACCCGTCCCCTTGCGAATGAAAGGCATATACGCCCTCCCCTCGGCACACGGGCTACCACACCACCTCACAATGCGCTCGCGGCCCGGACATCCACGCCTGCCGGGAGATTCTTTTCGTCACGGAAGGATACGTTTTACAAGACGCACGGTGTCGAGGCGTGCCGTACGGTCCCCGTCCGCCCGCGATCGATCGATCAACCTAAGGATCGATCGATCGATCGACCGAAGGATCGATCGATCGATCCAGGCTCTCGACCCACGCCCCCTGCCCTGACATCTTTCCCCGCGAAAACGCGCCTCTCCCCCACCCGTGCGCACCTGGCACGTCCTCTGCTTGGGCCTCCGTCCGAACCTCGGAAATACGGAGAAGACAGCATGAACAGCTCGATCAAAGCCCTCGCCATGACGCTCATGACCTCGCTCTCGCTCGTGCTCACGGGCTGTCCCGAGTGGGACGTCGCGGGCGCGGCGGAGGAGACGCAGGAAGAGGCCGTCGGCGAGGCCGAGCAGAACCTCATCTGGTACGACGACGAGATCGACGAGCCCGGCGACGACGAGGATCCGGGCGAGGCGGGCGCCGACGGTTATCAGATCTGGGGCGGGTTCGACGGGCGCTGCTACACGTACGACAAGAATGGCAACGTCATCGAGGTGCCCTGCCCCGAGGACGGTTACATCGTGTGGGGAGGCTGATCCTCAGCCGCCCCGCCCCGCCACGGCCACGAACGACACCGGCACGAATCGCTCGCCGTCCCATTTCATGAAGCGATATCGCGGCGAGCTCAGGGGCTCCGGGAAGGTGAAGCGCACCTTCGTGACCTCCCCCTCCGGCGAGACCTCCTCGATCGTCGCCCGGTGCGTGCCCGGCTCGAAGACCTGCCCCGCCCGCCACGGCTTGCCCGTCGTGTAGAGCTGCTCGAAGAGCGTCGGGAAAAAGTCGCCCTTCTTCGGGCGGATCGAGATCTCGTATTCGGAGAGCACCTCCACGTCGACCTCGCCCACCACGTAGGACAGCGAGTAGTAATGGATGCGCTCGCCCCCGAGGCCCTGGTAGAGCTTGTCCACGTACGAGATGTTCGGGTTGTGCGTGATCGGCTTG
This DNA window, taken from Polyangium spumosum, encodes the following:
- a CDS encoding fibronectin type III domain-containing protein, with the protein product MPFIRKGTGLLVAVVMVAACGGGEWFGRTDVDGANEEPIGVSTEALEIPCAAAPTLEALVACVRDAMPVRGSEGYVAPSATALAEIGDAVTRMMNGYCDFELGASIAPIMRLRTFTDGENGKKYCVMLEVVDGNGDGFVDRGWGTFIVDPSASRELSHQAPHPLSDLDTELEAVGLFKRTDARSFLLCGAHRHANGTRACDRDYQKADCAHDAGSMFFVASREIARFYGSRPHHQIQWHGMGTDTCEGVTAYLSPGMTGAPPADSPVRTLDAEVEAAHPTWSVKMPGSGTCTLNATDNVEGRHLNGVSPDSVCSTAATSTSGRFIHVEQKREARDPLLWVTPVTRAFPIPTPTPPTSVNATASGGGVTVSWVASTGASSYAVQRGTTSGGPYEVVANVSTTSWVDTNVVSRFRYYYVVTATNSRGTSAPSSQVVVRAR